ctCACAGAGAAACTCCTCTAATTGGAATAAACTTTCTAGCACTAAGCTAGATATAGCTGCAAACACTTACAGGCACAGGCGAAGGAGAGACGGATCTCGGAATGATCTTCTCCCGGTCCCGCTCCCGAGACGGTCTCTCTGGCTTCTCAAGTTTGGGTTCAGTCACAATGGCCTTCAGCTGTTTGAGCTTTTCATCTTTGACCCAGAGTTTATTCTGCATCTCTAGCTGGGTGGCTGCCACCCGACGCTCCTACAAGGAGCAATGGCAAATTAGAGTCTACTTTAGTCACACCACATCACCCACTTTATTGCTTGAAAATGACAGTTCTTTAGTTCTTCAGAGATTAAAAGACACCACCAAGGCTCTGCCACAAGCACAGAAATGCAAATATTTAACCTAAGAAGAACACTCACACACTCCTTCTGCCACTTCATCGTCGTTTCTGTCACCATGCCTTGCAACCTGGCTTCTAATCTGCGCTTGTCAGAAAACTGCCGCTGAAGCTTCTGATTCTGGCTCTCGAGCTCCTGCTGCAGATTGCGCTTATCTTCTTCATAGATTGTAGTTGTTTTTTCCAAAATCTCAATCTGCAAAGGAGACCACCGTGCTCAGCATCTGTTGTGCAAACATTTTACCTAACTGTAGAATAAGTAGTCCTTAAACTGctcacaaaaacaaaattgtgcaaagaacacacacacacacacacacacaaacacacacacacacacacacacacgcttgcccTCTATTCCTCAGTCTCACCCCCACCCAGAAGGGAAGTTACTCAACAAGTCCCTCCTAAGCCAGCTACCTGCATGTCTCAAGGTAAACTCCAAACATTAAAGACCGCAGTCTCCTCCCCCTTCTGTGCCCCTCGCAGCAGCAACGGGCACAGAAGCTGTTCTCAGAACATTAAAGACCGAAGTCTCCTCCTCCCTTCGTGCCCCTTACAGCAGCAAGGGGCACAGAAGCTGTTCTGAGAGCACTGCTGAATGAATGGCCAGCACACAGACCAACAATGGGACCACAAACCTTGTACtccaaagttttgtttttcttctccagtCGTTCTATTTCTGATTTTTGTCCTGAgatcaatttttctttttcatttagtttCTCCTGAATGTAGTTTTCTTTATTTGATAGAGAACTGTCAAGTTCTTTTAATAAGGCTTTGAAAGTCATACCTGAAACAGAGCACAGATTGTGCTGTTTCTACTGGTACAGgataaaaccaacaaaaccagCATTCACTGGCAGACACTCTCAGACCCTCCGTGGCCTTTGTCCATGAGGCTGACATGCAGCTGCCTATGCACGTCTGTTTTGTgtatgtgcaaggccctgagtgCAATACCAACAAATGTAAGAACAATGGAAAGAAATTAGGTAGTTTGATTGTCAAATCTATACATGTTCACAGAAATATTCTGTAGGGCCTGGTGAGGTgtctcagaggttcagagcactggctgttcttccagaggtcctgagttcagttcccagcaagcacatggtgactcacaaccatctataatgagatctggtgccctcttctggcctgcaggtgtatttgcagacagaactgcataaacAAGTGTTCTGTAACCTCTTCCTAACACTTAGAGTAAAGCTTGCTTACAaattcaaaaacagaaataatctGTGTTTGAGACCTGCTGAACCTGACTGAACACTTGGCCACTCATGGAAACAAAGTCACTTCCAAGAACCAGACTTGTTCAATTGCTCTACAAACTTTCAAACATTATTTCACTTTTCCGTACACCATCGTGAGGCACAAACAATTACAAATTATAAATAACTTGAAAACGGAAAAACTATAAAATACCACCTTGTGTCCaccactattaaaaataaaacaggtagAGAGACACCTACTTCTTATATTCTTTATAAGCAAATTAGAATAGAGCTGTTTGTTGAGGAAAACAAAATCTTGCCATTCAGATTAAACAACATTTGAGACCACTATAAAGCCAAGAAGCACGTCTTCCTTAAGGAGGTGTCCTAGCAGATGGAGTCACTGAGACCTGTCTCTCCCTTTGCCCTCACAGCAGCTGGAAGCAGCCCTGCCCTTACATTGTTTGTTAAGCTCCTCAGTCATTAGCTGTCGAAGGTGATGTCGTTTCTCCAAAGTTTCGATCAGCTTTGGAAGGGTCTCCTCATCATTGATATCCAAAAGCTTGTATGGGGGCAGTGGTGGGAAGCTCTGTGGAATCACTTCAGTCACCAGAGGTTCTGtattgaatttaaaaattattaaagaacTTAAGTCTGATGGCATTAACAGAACCCCTCAGCTTACTCAGAGCCAGAATTACAAGTATGCTTCACGGAGCCCTGCTTTAGGTATGgaatttctcaaaaattaaataaaacatacaaCAAAAGAAACCCTTGGTCCAAAGTTTCTTGCATTTGATTCTTGagaagattttttaaaagctacagaaagacacacaaatgaACACGGATCTACACCAGATCATACCATCTCCAAGTGGGCCTCCCCGAGGCAGGTTTCTGTATCGTCTCCCTGGCGTCAAGCCACATATCACCTTGTCTGCTGGTCTCGCTACTTCAACTTCCTGGGTTACTTCAGCAAATCTCATGACTTGCTGAAAATACAAAACAGAGTTTGTAAAAGCAATCCCACCCTAGTCCTTCTTTATGGATGGTTAAATACCTCATTTGTATATTCAGTGACCCTGTATCAATCTATGAAATGTACAGAACGCTATTCTTCACATCCAAATAGCTGTTTTCCCTAAAGAATCCCAACTGTACAGAACAAATACACTTAAATTACCAAGCTTTCTTCATAGTCTTCAGCCTTTGGATTCACACACACGATCATCCGCACCTTCCCCTCTCCATCGAAGTAGTTTTTGAACAGATGGGTTAGCTTTGAGTCTCGATATGGAACCATCTATAAAGACACCCGAAAACTAAGCATGATAGTTAAAATGCTAGAGAGTTAAATGTAGTAGACCAAGGCTGCTTTACCTTGTTGGTTCCATATGTCTGGTTCTCTCTTAGGACTTCCATGCATGTTCTTAGCGTCATCAGTGACTGATTAATGTTACCTGAGATGAAGTCAGATACAAAAGACACTTGAAACAGCAAGATAGGAGGAGCTGCTACCTCTGTGTGCCTGTAAAACTTCCACTTCATTTAACTGCTACATGTCCATGACTCAGGTTCAAgagctctccatgcatggttagCACTTTCAACAGTACTGATTCTGAACAGCCTCAGCAATCATCTTTCAGGGACTATTAAAAACTCTCTAAACACATTACTCTTAAGTAAGAGTCTCTTTTtaagctttgtttatttttatcctatgcatttgagtgttttgtctgcatgtatggaaatgtgtatgtgtgtctggtgcttacagaggccagaagagggcatcagatcccctggaactagagttagagacagttgtatGCTATCGTGTAGATGTCACAAAGTGAACCTatgtcatctggaagagcaacaaggtttttgtttgtttttgggtatTTAGTTAGTaagttttttctgagacagggtttctctgtttaacagagTCCTGtatgtcctagaacttgctttgtagaccaggtggacctcaaactcatagagccccacctgcctctgcctcagggttctgggattaaagacttccACCACTGGTGCCAACAAGTTCTTTTaagtgctcagccatctctctagcctcagcATACAATAGGACACTTAATTCtatgtttgaatgagaatggctctcaTAGCTCCATATGTTTGACTGGCCTCCAATTGGAAgaactctttgggaaggattagaatgTAGGGCCTGGTGGTAGGCTTAAAGGTTTTAAAAGTGCAGGCCATTCCCAGCTGCTCTTCGTGCCTCAAGGTTGTAAGTCACCTGCTCCACAGCTGCTCCACAGAAACCTCTCAGCTACTGCTGTAGTACCATGCCTTTCTCCCTGCCATGACATCATGGACTcaccctttgaaactgtaagtaaGCACTCAactaagtgtatttttttttttttaataacttggtgtctcttcacagcaatagaaaagtaacagtTCCTCCCAAACCCTAAATTCTGTCACAGACAAACTCAGTCACTTggcttgcttcctttctttttcagggGTGGTGGTACTGGAGACCAAACTCAGGCACATCGTACCCGGGAGGGCAGCCACATCCCAAGTGATTATTTTAGACTATAGCATGAAAGGGACAGAAGTCCCTCCTACACCCGGAAAGGACATGTTTCTAACATTCAAGTGTCTGAGGAACCAGCAAAATCTGTTCCTCTGCATCTCAACAGGACTTTCTAgtaatcatgttttcttttttctgaccTATCTCATTTGGATTTCTGAGCCCAGATAAGGCTAGTAAATTAATCACACCTCTAAAAATTTCAGATCTCAGACTCCCAAGTGCTTTAGACCTGTTCATCTTGGAATACTAAGACTTCCTAATTTCATCATGCCTGTCAGATAAATCATTTAGCTAGATATGATGATACACGCCTGTAataccaacactcaggaggctaaggcaggaagaccATCACAAGTTccttcaaggccagtctggactacacaaagaaaaagttaacttagttgggctggcaagatggctgagcCAGtagaagcacttgctgccaaggcgCAAGACCCAAGTATGATCCCCACAACCCCCAGAGGCAAGAATTAATTCCTAAAAGTTACTTTCTGACCTTTATGCACACCCTGAggcgtgcacacacaaataaattgctaataattttttaaaagacataattTAAAGGCTAAGTTTAATAATCAATGTTATTTCACTGATTATGCAGAAAACTCCCATTGATAAATACAAATTGATGTTCAAAGTTTTTGAAAGTTACAGACATAAATAAGTATAGCACTCTACTTACCAGCTTCACGTAATCTGTTCCCTTCTGCTTTAGTCCTGTTGGTTCTTTCACTTCCAGCAAGATCTACCAGAGATAACTGGCTTACAGTAATTTGTTCTTTTTCCTGAAGGGATAAAAGCAACACTCTAAGCTAAATTACACTTCGTTACAATGTTCTTAGAGACTCAGCCAACAACCGGGCAGTGGAGGCAGTGGAGGCGCACACCTTTGCTCccagtaggaggcagaggcaggtggattgctttcagagttccaggccagccttgtctacaaagtgagttctagggcagccaaggttgcagagaaaaaccctgtctcaaaaaaacaagaaactccATTAACATAGTATTAAATCCTAATGGACACTGTACGTGCACAATACAAATGCCCAGAATGGAAGAGGATGCATGATACAGGAAGCTTGCTAGAAGCACCTGGCTGGCTGCTTGTTTGCTACCCAGTTGTCCTCAGAGCAGACATTAGATGACTTCTTGAGAACAGAGGTCTGTTCCTTTCTACTAGAACCAGGTATCTATATTCCAGGACTGGAGTTCTAAGCATTGTCTTCAGCAACACACAAACCggaaaaaacaaaagccaccccccaaaaaaaacccataatttAAGGTAATAGAACAATTTCACAGTACTCGAactttatataaatatgtgtatgtatgtatgtgtgtgtgtgtgtataaagaaagccaggcagacagatgctcaatagttaagagcacaGGTTGCCCTTGCAGAAGCCAAAGGTATGGTTCTTGGCACTGACATGGCAGCTTAGAGACacttgtaacttcagtttcaggggatctgatgccttcttctggcctccacaggcaccaggcacacacgtggtacacaaacatacatacaggcaaaacattcatacacatcatagaaggttttaaaaaaagaaatgaaagtcaaGAAGCACCTAACTGGTATTATGCTAGTAGCTAGAACTTACATCCCTAGCACCAAAAGCAGAGTCACTCACAGGAAATCAGGTGTGGAGACTTGTTTGTGGCCATTTTCTGactaacatttattgagcactgACTAATCCAAGCAGTGGACAAGAAACTTCACCCTGCTTCCCTTAGCTCTCACAAGCTTATGAGGCCCTCATAGTCAGGTTCTGACTGTGCAATAGGCAGGAGTCAGAACTCAAATCCTAATGGACCTGGAACTTCCCTGCCAGCCTGGTCATGGCCACACTAAACAGTTAAAATCATGACCAGTGAAGCAAGACTTTAGTCCTAgcaggggaggctgaggcagtgaaTCTCTGAGCTCTAAGCTACATAGTCAGattgtgtcaaaaacaaaaaacaaaaaaccaaaagccagaTATGGTAATGCATGCCTCTAATTCTGGCAGTCAGGAGGCTCAGGCAGGTGGACCCCTATGAGACTTTTTAAAGTCTGGGGCCAACTTTGCCTATATAAtgagaaatagtaaaaagaaagaaggaaggtttgggtagaggaaaaggaagggatatGTGATgcaattacattataatctcagagataaagagaaaacaaaaacgtTCAAAGTCATCCTGGCCTCATCACAGGAGATGTCTCACCAAGGCAAACCACACCTAAACCAATGCAACACACACTCTTACAGACtggcattgttttatttttgtttgtttgttgtccaGACaggttttttctctgtgtagcccggctatcccggactcactttgtagaccagaatgacctagaactcacacagacccacctgtctctgcctccctgagtgctgggattgcaggtgtgcccCATGCCCAGCCATTCTTACAGACTTTTAAAGCTTTGCAGACCATTTTCACAGCACAGCAAGGCCCACGTGCCACACATGCTCTGCACTAAGATCGCAGACTCAATAGGCAGAGCCCAGAAACAGCTCTACTGACATGAAAATAAGTCATCAGCTCCATGGCTACTGACTCCAGACCAATCCTCATCACCATGTCAGCACCCTAGTTTAGGTCATCTTCAAAAATTAGGACTGAATTAGAAAAGattcacacacaaacattacCTGTAAGACATTGTCTCCATCAGCATCCAGGGGAGCCTGGACAAGTTTAATGTTGAATACACTATGCGAACGACTGGACTCTCTATTCAAATGGGTGTTAGCAATACGTCTCTTTTTCTGACCTGTGACAGCAGAGAGACCATTGATTATACCTGAGCTCAGCTATTTATCATACCTGTTAACCCAAAAGAACCACTGTTAAACTGTAGCAATAGCTCTGAGGGCTGAAAGCATCAGTTCACATTTCACATTCTAGTTGTTTCTAACCTCTCcaaaagatttcaaaagcttccTCTGTCGATTTTACTTCTACTTCTGTACATCCTGCAACATACATGTTGTGGTTCTTATCTTCTCGGAGCATTTTAGATTGTGGGATTCtatgggaaagaagaaaaaggttaGTTTCCTAAGTGAGATCCAACTGTCTTTAAGACTACGATTACAGTGCCAAGCAACACAATAGCCCTTTCCTCCTGAGCTCACTTCCAGAGCCCGAGCCTCGGGCCTGCTAGCCAGTGCTAGCCAATGGCATATCAATGGGATATGCCATTGAGCATATCCCAGCTTTTCTCACATTTAACTTATGGTTATAAAGCTGGACAGTCCGAGAGTGAAGTGCTGGCACCCAGGGAGGGCCTTCTGGGGTTTTACGACAGAGGCACCACAGAGTAAGACAGAACAAGCATGCTCCCATATGTCCACACTTTAATGGATGTAAAATTATATAAGATTACCAAAGAAATGTTaggcttgaaaaacaaaacatgattatACAGCCAAGATTAGTTATAAAGTACAAACTAATTGTTTTTAAAGCTCGCTCTAAGCCACTCTAGAAAGCACACTAAGCGCCATGAAGAATTAGCCTAGAACAGTACTACAGCACTACAACTCTCAGCGCAGCTATGCACCACGATCGAGCACTCTCCTCAGTGAAGAGATCAGCATATACAACTGGCGCTGCCCTTCACAGAAAGGCAGATGAACTTAGAAAGGTCTTAGCATATGCCAGGAGTGACCATCCTAGAAAAGAGGCATGGTGAGTTCTAGTCTGCAGCCAGTCAGCTGAAGGTTAGGTAAGGGTGCTTGcctattttgttttggttggtttgttttttttttttcaatgcagtttattcaggaacatggaacaatcctcggaccccggggaaagccagcccacagcttaaatagcctctgggtagccaacccaggcttgcCACGGGGgcggttggtttgtttttaagtactgctgctttacatgtatgggtgttttgccggTATGtaagtctgtgtaccacatgtaggACTGGCACCCACAAAAACTAGAAGAGAGCATTgggtccctggaactgaagttacagatggttatgagccaccacgttgGTACTGAGAATCAAacacaggtcttctggaagagcagccagtgctcttaacagctgagccatctctccaaccccatgttttaattaattttatttatctggGCTTgaatatgtggaggtcagaggacaacttataattcacttctctccttctaccatgtgggttccagggatggctctcaggttgtcaggcttggcagttagcacctttatctgctgagccatctcaccagccccatacTCAGTTTTGTGAATGGTGAGTATGGAGACATTTACTAGTCCCCATCACAGATAATCAAGGGAAGATTTTGTAGAAGAAAGGAGCATTTAGCGGTTGCAGCCTGCCCACTGCCAAAGAAAAGCAAACTGCTTACAAACATGCCACCTATGACCACCACTAGTGTTAACTATGCCCTTAAGAGTCAATACCATCACATACACTGACTCTGTGCTCCTCATCGGTGTGCTGCAGCCATTCCACCTACCAAAGGAAGAAGGCAGACATTAGATGGCTCTAGAGTAGCCATCTTGCAGAAGCATTTCGGTCTAGCCTAGTGACAGTAATGATGAAGCAGATTTAAAACACTCAACTTATGAGATGCTTCACTGTATTAacccctcagaaaaggagagccaaTACCATCCTCACATTAAATCCACAATCGTGATCAACCTTCTACAGGCATCAAAAGATAACCCAGGAAGGCACTTATTTCCTTTGCATGACTGAATAAACCATGACAATATCACCTGAAACTATGTCACTTAGAACAAGCCAAACAAACTGCGAACATTACAGACATAGAAGTGACTGATAGTGCTGGGCACGGTAGGGTatgcccttaatcctagcacttgggaggcagagacaggtggatctctgtgaattcatggcTAGCCTGACTATATGGTGagcctaacttaaaaaaaaaaaagttgtggagctcctatcctttccccatcagactaactccccttctttcttatgattccctgtactctgccaaagttttggtcatgagtctttgctttgaaaacactgctagttagagtctttcagatgcgctcagtagactcctgtcatacgttcaatgcacatcccatctgtctttctaaatgaggattgctccacaaggaccaaatatatctgggcacagggtcttttctgagactgacattcaaccaaggaccatgtatggatataacctagaacctccactcagatgtagcctgtggtagctcagtaaccaattggtttcccaaagtgaggggaacagggactatttctaacaggaactcaatgactggctctttggtctccccacccccgaagggaggagcagtcctgttaggccacagaggagggctttgcagccagtcctgaagatacctgataaaacaggatcagatgaatggggaggaggtccccccccatcagtggacttggaaaggggcacggtggagatgagggagggagggagggagggactgggagggaatgagggatcgggacatggctgggatacagagttaataaaatgtaactgataaaaaaaaataaaaaaaaacgaaaaaaaaaaaaaaaaaaaaaaaaaaaagttaagagctggagagatggctcagccgttaaaggctaggctcacaaccaaaaatgtaaaaaagaaagttaattgGTAGCAATGAATGACATCACAAACGTTTAAGTAAAACAGGTACATACAAAACTAGAGTTGACACAAAGAATAGTTTAAAACACATGTgtgaaaatatttgttaaaatgggaaaataatttaataaacataaaaagcatTGCCTCCAAGACCTTACTCTCATTACTCTCTACAACTTAACCTAGGTACTTCTCTCTTAATTTCAATATTCCAAAAACAAAGTCAGACAGGTAACTGCAGAAAGAAGCCCCTTTATATAAACTGCATTTGAAGCCAGGTTTGGTGATATACACTGCTGTCCCAGCACCAacaggctgaggtaggagaagcACGTGTAAGTGGAGAGCAGCCTGTGCAACGCAACACTAccccaaaaacaaaactgttctcATCTAGAAAATGGGTGagtaaagcaaaagcaaaagactTTCAGATTTAATTCACCTAGCCACTTTATTCCTACTTTACTAATCATTAGTAATTCAAAGATCTAAATGAATATCCTTCATTGAAATGCAATTCAGTAAGAGCCACAGAAAATTCTTTTATTAAGTATGGCCTCAATCAGTCAATGCATTTTTCATATTAGTGAACACACTGACATTAGTGAACATCAGACTGTTTTTACTTTAATGGTTTTCTAAATCCAGCTGTTTCCAcagtacacatatacacaaatgtaaTGTATAAGACAAAGGTCTTCGCATCATTTATGTTCTAATTGGCTGCAGTGAACATAGCATGTAAGACCAGCCTTtagctaaaaaacaaaaccatccaCTTAAAAACAGTATCAGTCTTCTGACACAAAATTTGTGTGTCAACTTTGGCATAAAGAAAGGCACTTCTGTAAAGCTACAT
This is a stretch of genomic DNA from Meriones unguiculatus strain TT.TT164.6M chromosome 1, Bangor_MerUng_6.1, whole genome shotgun sequence. It encodes these proteins:
- the Kif23 gene encoding kinesin-like protein KIF23 isoform X4; this translates as MKPAKAKMPRKPVIKKGSQTNLKDPVGVYCRVRPLSFPDQECCVEVVNNTTVQLHAPEGYRLNRNGEYKETQYSFKRVFGTHTTQKELFDVVASPLVDDLIHGKNGLLFTYGVTGSGKTHTMTGSPGSGGLLPRCLNMIFNSIGSFQAKRYVFKSNDRNSMEIQCEVDALLERQKREAMPIPKTPSSKRQADPEFADMINVQEFCKAEEVDEDSVYGVFVSYIEIYNNYIYDLLEEVLFDPIKPKIPQSKMLREDKNHNMYVAGCTEVEVKSTEEAFEIFWRGQKKRRIANTHLNRESSRSHSVFNIKLVQAPLDADGDNVLQEKEQITVSQLSLVDLAGSERTNRTKAEGNRLREAGNINQSLMTLRTCMEVLRENQTYGTNKMVPYRDSKLTHLFKNYFDGEGKVRMIVCVNPKAEDYEESLQVMRFAEVTQEVEVARPADKVICGLTPGRRYRNLPRGGPLGDEPLVTEVIPQSFPPLPPYKLLDINDEETLPKLIETLEKRHHLRQLMTEELNKQCMTFKALLKELDSSLSNKENYIQEKLNEKEKLISGQKSEIERLEKKNKTLEYKIEILEKTTTIYEEDKRNLQQELESQNQKLQRQFSDKRRLEARLQGMVTETTMKWQKECERRVAATQLEMQNKLWVKDEKLKQLKAIVTEPKLEKPERPSRERDREKIIPRSVSPSPVPLSSNNIAQISNGQQLMSQPQLHRRSNSCSSISVASCISEWEQKLSPFSTPVNVTSLARHRQQEPGQSKACIVSDRRRGMCWTEGREMVPTFSSEIGVEEERGRRGDVYKTRGGGQSVQFTDIETLKQESPTGSRKRRSSTVAPAQPDGTESEWTDVETRCSVAVEMRAGSQLGPGYEHHAQPKRKKP
- the Kif23 gene encoding kinesin-like protein KIF23 isoform X7 — protein: MKPAKAKMPRKPVIKKGSQTNLKDPVGVYCRVRPLSFPDQECCVEVVNNTTVQLHAPEGYRLNRNGEYKETQYSFKRVFGTHTTQKELFDVVASPLVDDLIHGKNGLLFTYGVTGSGKTHTMTGSPGSGGLLPRCLNMIFNSIGSFQAKRYVFKSNDRNSMEIQCEVDALLERQKREAMPIPKTPSSKRQADPEFADMINVQEFCKAEEVDEDSVYGVFVSYIEIYNNYIYDLLEEVLFDPIKPKWNGCSTPMRSTESVIPQSKMLREDKNHNMYVAGCTEVEVKSTEEAFEIFWRGQKKRRIANTHLNRESSRSHSVFNIKLVQAPLDADGDNVLQEKEQITVSQLSLVDLAGSERTNRTKAEGNRLREAGNINQSLMTLRTCMEVLRENQTYGTNKMVPYRDSKLTHLFKNYFDGEGKVRMIVCVNPKAEDYEESLQVMRFAEVTQEVEVARPADKVICGLTPGRRYRNLPRGGPLGDEPLVTEVIPQSFPPLPPYKLLDINDEETLPKLIETLEKRHHLRQLMTEELNKQCMTFKALLKELDSSLSNKENYIQEKLNEKEKLISGQKSEIERLEKKNKTLEYKIEILEKTTTIYEEDKRNLQQELESQNQKLQRQFSDKRRLEARLQGMVTETTMKWQKECERRVAATQLEMQNKLWVKDEKLKQLKAIVTEPKLEKPERPSRERDREKIIPRSVSPSPVPGDVYKTRGGGQSVQFTDIETLKQESPTGSRKRRSSTVAPAQPDGTESEWTDVETRCSVAVEMRAGSQLGPGYEHHAQPKRKKP
- the Kif23 gene encoding kinesin-like protein KIF23 isoform X5, producing MKPAKAKMPRKPVIKKGSQTNLKDPVGVYCRVRPLSFPDQECCVEVVNNTTVQLHAPEGYRLNRNGEYKETQYSFKRVFGTHTTQKELFDVVASPLVDDLIHGKNGLLFTYGVTGSGKTHTMTGSPGSGGLLPRCLNMIFNSIGSFQAKRYVFKSNDRNSMEIQCEVDALLERQKREAMPIPKTPSSKRQADPEFADMINVQEFCKAEEVDEDSVYGVFVSYIEIYNNYIYDLLEEVLFDPIKPKWNGCSTPMRSTESVIPQSKMLREDKNHNMYVAGCTEVEVKSTEEAFEIFWRGQKKRRIANTHLNRESSRSHSVFNIKLVQAPLDADGDNVLQEKEQITVSQLSLVDLAGSERTNRTKAEGNRLREAGNINQSLMTLRTCMEVLRENQTYGTNKMVPYRDSKLTHLFKNYFDGEGKVRMIVCVNPKAEDYEESLQVMRFAEVTQEVEVARPADKVICGLTPGRRYRNLPRGGPLGDEPLVTEVIPQSFPPLPPYKLLDINDEETLPKLIETLEKRHHLRQLMTEELNKQCMTFKALLKELDSSLSNKENYIQEKLNEKEKLISGQKSEIERLEKKNKTLEYKIEILEKTTTIYEEDKRNLQQELESQNQKLQRQFSDKRRLEARLQGMVTETTMKWQKECERRVAATQLEMQNKLWVKDEKLKQLKAIVTEPKLEKPERPSRERDREKIIPRSVSPSPVPNTPIPVRHRRSRSAGSRWVDHKPASNVQTETVMQPHVPHAITVSVANEKALAKCEKYMLTHQELASDGEIQTKVIKGDVYKTRGGGQSVQFTDIETLKQESPTGSRKRRSSTVAPAQPDGTESEWTDVETRCSVAVEMRAGSQLGPGYEHHAQPKRKKP
- the Kif23 gene encoding kinesin-like protein KIF23 isoform X3 → MKPAKAKMPRKPVIKKGSQTNLKDPVGVYCRVRPLSFPDQECCVEVVNNTTVQLHAPEGYRLNRNGEYKETQYSFKRVFGTHTTQKELFDVVASPLVDDLIHGKNGLLFTYGVTGSGKTHTMTGSPGSGGLLPRCLNMIFNSIGSFQAKRYVFKSNDRNSMEIQCEVDALLERQKREAMPIPKTPSSKRQADPEFADMINVQEFCKAEEVDEDSVYGVFVSYIEIYNNYIYDLLEEVLFDPIKPKWNGCSTPMRSTESVIPQSKMLREDKNHNMYVAGCTEVEVKSTEEAFEIFWRGQKKRRIANTHLNRESSRSHSVFNIKLVQAPLDADGDNVLQEKEQITVSQLSLVDLAGSERTNRTKAEGNRLREAGNINQSLMTLRTCMEVLRENQTYGTNKMVPYRDSKLTHLFKNYFDGEGKVRMIVCVNPKAEDYEESLQVMRFAEVTQEVEVARPADKVICGLTPGRRYRNLPRGGPLGDEPLVTEVIPQSFPPLPPYKLLDINDEETLPKLIETLEKRHHLRQLMTEELNKQCMTFKALLKELDSSLSNKENYIQEKLNEKEKLISGQKSEIERLEKKNKTLEYKIEILEKTTTIYEEDKRNLQQELESQNQKLQRQFSDKRRLEARLQGMVTETTMKWQKECERRVAATQLEMQNKLWVKDEKLKQLKAIVTEPKLEKPERPSRERDREKIIPRSVSPSPVPLSSNNIAQISNGQQLMSQPQLHRRSNSCSSISVASCISEWEQKLSPFSTPVNVTSLARHRQQEPGQSKACIVSDRRRGMCWTEGREMVPTFSSEIGVEEERGRRGDVYKTRGGGQSVQFTDIETLKQESPTGSRKRRSSTVAPAQPDGTESEWTDVETRCSVAVEMRAGSQLGPGYEHHAQPKRKKP
- the Kif23 gene encoding kinesin-like protein KIF23 isoform X6, which codes for MKPAKAKMPRKPVIKKGSQTNLKDPVGVYCRVRPLSFPDQECCVEVVNNTTVQLHAPEGYRLNRNGEYKETQYSFKRVFGTHTTQKELFDVVASPLVDDLIHGKNGLLFTYGVTGSGKTHTMTGSPGSGGLLPRCLNMIFNSIGSFQAKRYVFKSNDRNSMEIQCEVDALLERQKREAMPIPKTPSSKRQADPEFADMINVQEFCKAEEVDEDSVYGVFVSYIEIYNNYIYDLLEEVLFDPIKPKIPQSKMLREDKNHNMYVAGCTEVEVKSTEEAFEIFWRGQKKRRIANTHLNRESSRSHSVFNIKLVQAPLDADGDNVLQEKEQITVSQLSLVDLAGSERTNRTKAEGNRLREAGNINQSLMTLRTCMEVLRENQTYGTNKMVPYRDSKLTHLFKNYFDGEGKVRMIVCVNPKAEDYEESLQVMRFAEVTQEVEVARPADKVICGLTPGRRYRNLPRGGPLGDEPLVTEVIPQSFPPLPPYKLLDINDEETLPKLIETLEKRHHLRQLMTEELNKQCMTFKALLKELDSSLSNKENYIQEKLNEKEKLISGQKSEIERLEKKNKTLEYKIEILEKTTTIYEEDKRNLQQELESQNQKLQRQFSDKRRLEARLQGMVTETTMKWQKECERRVAATQLEMQNKLWVKDEKLKQLKAIVTEPKLEKPERPSRERDREKIIPRSVSPSPVPNTPIPVRHRRSRSAGSRWVDHKPASNVQTETVMQPHVPHAITVSVANEKALAKCEKYMLTHQELASDGEIQTKVIKGDVYKTRGGGQSVQFTDIETLKQESPTGSRKRRSSTVAPAQPDGTESEWTDVETRCSVAVEMRAGSQLGPGYEHHAQPKRKKP